CTGCTGCAACTGAAGAACCTCAGAatctttattttgaatttcagaCTGAAATTTCTGAGCTCCTGGGGGGGTCGAGCTCCATCCGTGCCGTGGGATGAGTGTGGGTTGGGGTGGAGTGGAAGATGAAGTAAGTGGCACGGGAGGGTTGTATGAGACGTTGTGATCGGGTGTTGCTAAATGCAGACCATGTAAAATGAAAGGCTTACGTGGAGCCCTGCTATTGGAGGGCTGTTTATTGAAGAAGACCACCCGAACCAGCCTCCAGGTTTTCTCAAACCTTTTTATTTGATTCATAGTGATGTTCGGGGTCCCTCTAAGGTTACTACCTTATTTGGAAAAAATGGTTTGTGACTTTTATAGATGATCATACTCAGATTTGTTGGGTTTATTTGATGAATAGAAAATCTGAAGTATATTATTCAAGAATTTTTATAGCATGATCGAAAATcaatttcatacaaaaataagCATACTTCGTACGGATAATGGTACAGGATATTTCAACtaagttttggaaaaaattttcaaagaaagagagattcaACATCAATCCATGTGTCGTGACACCTCATAACAAAATGGCATCGCTGAAAGAAAAAATCGCCATTTACTTGAGGTTGCACGGGCTATAATGTTTTCTATGcatattccaaaatatttgtgGGGGGATGCCATTCTAACTGCTTGTTACCTTATTAATAGAATGCCTACCCGTGTGCTGCAATATATCACTCCTTTGGCATGCCTAAAAAAATCCTTTCCTGATAATAGGATAATTTCTGATCTGCCTCTAAAAGTACTTGAATGCACTGATTTTGTTCATATTACAGATCATCTTAGATCTAAACTTGATCCTAAGGCTGAAAAATGTGTTTCTTGGATATGCTCCCAATAAGAGGGTACAAATGTTtgaatccaaaaacaaaaaaaaatcacatcagtATGGATATGTCgtttttgttgaaaatcagTATACTTTAACCAAACTTATCTTCAGGGGAGAAAGAGAGTAGTGAAGATCAGTTTTGGCAAACTTCTATACTAATGCCTACTGTTTTCCTTGACATTGACATCCCTTTACAAAACATTCAAGGagctaaaattttaaatagtgaaaaaaatggaaatccaAATCTGCCTGTACAAGCATAAAGGAATCACAAACAGGGGGAGAATTGCTACAGAATAATCCCTCTTCTGAGCTTCGTGTTTATACTAGAGGCAGGTATCGTTCTAATACTAAGGATCATCCCACAATTCCAGAGCATAATCAATCATCACCTCCAAAAACTTGTCATTTGGGAATCCCAGGTAATCCTTCTACTACACTTCTAGTTGATCAATCTACAGACCTTGACGTACCTATAGCCATTAGGAAAGGAGTTAGAACCTGTACCGCACACCCCATTgccaaatatttatcatatcaCAGACTCTCTCATAATCATAAGGCCTTTACATCCAATATTTCTTACCTATTTGTTCCAAGGACCATATAAGAAGCTATGGATCATCCGGATTGGAAGTTAGCAGTTCTTAAAGAGATGAATGCACTACAAAACAACAGTACTTGGGAAATTATTGATTtaccaaaggaaaagaaaactgtAGGTTGCAAATGGATGTTTACAGTTAAATGCAAGGCTGATGGCAGTATAGAGAGATATAAGGCGAGACTCATTGCAAAAGAGTTTACACAAACATACGGAATTGACCATCAAGAAATGTTTGCTCCAGTGGCCAAGATAAACTCAATCCAAGTTTTACTCTCCTTAGCTGTACATTCTAACTGGCCCTTACACCAGTTGGATATAAAGAATGCCTTTTTAAATGGAGATCTAGAGGCTGAAGTGTTTATGGAATTACCACCAGATTTTGAAGGTAATCTTGGCAGAGATAAGGTGTATAAATTGAAAACATCATTGTATGGGCTCAAGCAATCTCTGAAAGCTTGGTTTGAACGCTTTGGGAAGGCTGTAAAGGGTCATGATTACTGCAAAGGTCAAGCTGATCACACCATGTTCAATAAGCGCTCAGGTGAAGGGAAGGTTGCTAATCTAATTGTCTATGTTGACGATATTATTTTGATAGGTAATGACAACAAAGAACTTGAGAAATTAAAACAGATGCTTGCTAATGAATTTGAGATTAAAGACTTGGGTGGCTTGAAGTATTTTCTCGGTATGGAATTTGCAAGGTCGAGAAAAGGTATTTTTGTTTCACAAAGAAAATATGTGCTTGCCTTGCTTGGAGAAACAAGTTTACTAGGGTGTAAAGCAGCTGAGACACCTATAGAACCTAATCTTAAACTACAACCTGCCAAGCCTGACGAAGTAACCAATAGAGACTAGTACCAAAGATTGGTTGGAAGGCTACTTTATCTATCATATACACATCCTGACATAGCCTTTGTTGTCAGTATGGTAAGCCAATTCATGCACTCACCAGGGCCTGACCACTTTGATGCAGTTTATAGAATCCTGAGATATTTAAAGGGAACTCCAGGAAAAGGTCTATTGTTTGAAGACCATAAACATCTACAAGCTGAGGTATACactgatgcagattgggctggGAGTATAACCGATAGAAGATCAACTCTTGGTTATGGTGCCTTTATTGGTGGAAATTTGGTTACATGGTGcagcaaaaaacaaaatgtggtAGCTAGGAGTAGTGAAGAGGCAGAATTTAGAGCAGTTGCTCATGGaatttgtgaagtgttgtggattAGAAAATTATTGGAAAAATTGAAAGTCACTAATCCACTACCTATGAAACTGTATTGCGATAACAAATCGGCCATAGCCATTGCTCACAATCCAGTGCTTCAtcatagaacaaaacatgttgaGGTTGGCAAGCATTTTATAAAGGAGAAGCTGGATAGTGGACTGATTTGTTTACCCTATATCTCTACTATTGAACAAGTAGCAGATATACTTACAAAATGACTACCAAAGAagcaatttgaaaatttgatcaGCAAGCTGGCAATGGAAGACATCTTCAAaccagcttgagggggagtgttggaAAGTTTCCAAATTTATCCACTCAACTCTCCCTAGATTATAGGAGAAATTTctgtaattatgtaaatatttacataattattaaagaCCTGTATGGCCTGAAAACTAGAAAAACAGAGGCTGCTGTGTGTCCGGAAAGTTTTTATAGCAATCCCATCTGATGTTCTTCAAGAAAACCAACCCCTAACCCTAGATAACTGCTGCAATCAAAAGCTCACGAACTCCAGTTTGTCTATGTTCCcgtggaagagtatatggaagACGAAAGTtccttcaaaagcagctttctttgtctggacagcgtctttggacaagattctcactatagataatttgaggaaacgacGGGTCATTGTCCTAGATCGgcgttgtatgtgcaagaagcATGGGGAGTCTgttgatcatctgcttttaCACTGCGAGGTGGCTAAGGCTGTATGGGATGATTTCTTCTCAAGAGAAGGattgtcttgggttatgccttggAGATTGGTGAATTTCCTCGCTAGCTGGACAGGACTACATGAAGATTCTCAAGTAGCGGCAATTTGGAGATTGGTACCAATATGCAtgtgttggtgcatttggagggagagaaatgctagatgttttgatgatcaagagagaacaaggGACaagcttaaagttttcttttttaatacattGTTCCTATGGGCAGGGGCTATAGTTTGTAACAGACGtagtgtccatgatcttcttctttgtATTGCATCCTCTAGCTATGCGTgttttcatgtatacttcctatgtacctGCGCTATGCttatttctatgaatatattatctttgattacctataaaaaaaaaaagataactgCTGCAAATACCAATCAACTGTTTTCTTCAGGTTCatgctttattttgttttaaagaaaaccctAGGAAAGTTGCTGCAATTTCAGGAGATTTAAAAACCAGCCTCACCCTATCAAGTCCAACCCAATTTTCAGCAAGTCCAACCCAATTTTCAGCAACTTCAAGCAGGTGAGTATTGACCCTACCAAGTTATGATATGATGGAAGTGAGTTTCAATGTCGTGTTATTATGTGTTTTACATCATCatgatatgttttcatttatgacTACAATGCGTTATGTTATTATGTGTTTTACACGCATCAtggtaagaaagaaaaaagacaaattatGAAAGAAGCTTTAAGAATAGCCATAAAAGATGtctggtaccaatgcagttatgagtggatgtgcaagccacaaacCTAAATGTAGTCCGCCATAGTGTGTTATAATAAGTTAAGTTGTTCCCTTAAAGGAAAAACAAGTTTAATGAGTTATGCATAGTACACGTTACATGTTTATGTTAGTACAAGTATTAAGTATGCATGCTTTCCAAGAAAAccatatgtttattatgttaACTATATGATGCactacttattgagtattcgactcattttggttgtgtggttgttttttatgttttcaaaatgtCTAGGTAAAGAAGATAGTGTTGACGAGCTGATGTCAGGCATAGATCATGTTTCAAGGGATTTCAGACTTCGTTAATAAGTGTTTTTACACAAAAAAACAGTTTTACATTTTCTAGCTACagaacaatttttatttaaatatttttcaagaccatttttatgtatattttccagttattttcttttttcaagaaatgatatatttttcatcaagcTGGGTCTCTTTACCTGGCATAGTTACAAAAGTACATAGCAATCCCAACCTAAAGGAAAGGGGTGCTACAATTGAAGTCTTTATGATATTTTCcaatgagttttattttattgcgAAAATTTGAGGCATTGTTACTGTAAGGGTTATGAGAGATTTTCATTGATATTCTTTAaggatagagaaatgatagttgcagtcgtgaatatgcaagcgccgtgcaatcactttgaaaaaagtgaataaatacgagacccacatgaaaaaatattaattttctaatagtggaccccactctttttcaaagggACTGCACGGTACTTGCGCACTCCAtgattatatgtaacattactcttaaggATAAGCCAGAATTAAGTTATAGATTTTACAAGAACAGGATGAGGgttgaattaatatttaaaattccgATAGGAGATCCGGAATTCCCAATCTTACCTCAGAAAAGATATATTaagactgatttttttttataggtgaatTAAGACTATGATTAAGGATAATCAGATATTAACGggtttttatgaaattagtatggATTTAAAGGTCTGTGAACCAGACATAAAAAATTGGTTTGAGGTTATTTGGAGTTAGGATaaattagttattatatttaCCACTATCGAAGGTCAGGTTGTGCTTTTTGTATAAAATTGCCAGAACTCTAATTATGACTTGCACCTATCAGTTTATGAATCAAATGACATCGCAGTGCCTTAATTTCTGGATATGTTATAAACTTAGATATCAATAAGAAATTGATATAAATATCTAATAAGATCCTCTTCATTGTTTGCCGTTAACAATAAAGGTAGGTTACTTGAAACTAGTCCTTATTgaaactaaggcctcgtttgttttcagaaaacatctcatatcatctcatctcacctcatcattacaactttctcaaatccccatacaaaataaaataaacaattcaactttttcaaatcccaagacaaaaataataaccctaaaatatattttaataatattttattcaactttttaaatttaatctaaactcatctcatctcatctctgaaaacaaacgagccctaagttTTTGAGCTCTCTATAGAAGGTAGTTGATCGGTGCGTATTgtagagagaggaagaaagggggTGAAAGAGCTGGTTGTGGGATCCTCAGCTGTGAAATGGATGGTGCAGACATTGGAGGAGTGTGCTTGCTCAAATGGAAAAAAGGAATTTTACAAAACCTCCCCTGTAAGCAGCAGTGCTTTCATTGCACAAAGATGTTCTAATGCTTATGGAAGATTCTTGACTCTAGTGGAATATAGAGGGGGTGGAACAAGAAGCCCCATCATAATCCCTAAAGAAGTGGAGGGGAAGGGCTGGAAAAAAATGGCAATGGAGCTTTGCGAGGTGCATGAAAGTGTGGGAACATCTAGGAAGAATTTATTGAAAGGGGCTGGAACCACCCAATGGAAAGACTTGGAAAAGGGCCTAGTTAAGTCGTAAACGGAGGCTGTCTTGACTCCATCTGATGGTCTGCCATTGGAGGAGTGCACTGTCGGCCGGAGGAAGCACAGAGAAGAGATGGGCAGTCGTTGAAGGGCAATCTGAAGATTTCACAGAGGCATGTTGTTTCCGTTGTAGAGGCGTGCTGGACACGTTGGTCAGACACACTGTCAGTTGATAGCACTGATGCAATAAGGGAGGGGGGGCATTCTACTCAGTGGTCATGGTGCAGAGCAAATGACCTTAGATACCTTTAAAAGGTAGATAATTGACTTGAGGGAGACAGTCAACAGCTTTATTCAGAGGATAAACCAGCATTTTGGGTTGGGCTTAGAAGCTTCTGTGGGTTGTGGGTTGTGTAAGGGAGAAAGAAGTATCTGTAGGGCTCATACCTCACAGGCAGTAAAAGAAAAGGGCCCAGCCCATATGGTTGTAAGATCTGTAACCCAGTTTTGGTAGGCCAAAAACAACCTAACCCCCGGGAAAGGTCTAGGCCCGTCCTCAACCCAAGATCTAGAACTGAGAAACCACCATCGGTGTCGAGGAACTGTTGGACGAGGATGGCACAAACTAGGCCGGCACTGTGGTGGCAATGGCGTCAGTGATACTCAAGAAAGTCTCTAAGCTAGAAAATGTGACCGAAACCGCGGGGATTGGGGATTGAGGGTGCAATCCCACCTATGTCACCTCAAAGTGGGTCA
Above is a genomic segment from Juglans microcarpa x Juglans regia isolate MS1-56 chromosome 1D, Jm3101_v1.0, whole genome shotgun sequence containing:
- the LOC121255680 gene encoding uncharacterized protein LOC121255680, which encodes MNQIKRFEKTWRLVRVVFFNKQPSNSRAPRKPFILHGLHLATPDHNVSYNPPVPLTSSSTPPQPTLIPRHGWSSTPPGAQKFQSEIQNKDSEVLQLQQQIDEANQRRAKLEKNLKLRGLSTKESEGSSNENGFLPADLSHDLFTPAVEATFKAIHDFSKLLINMMKATWWDLDAAANSIECH